AGCTTTTAGGGCAGAGGGACCAAACTTCGGCTGTGCAAATTGGCTTTCAAGAAAACACTTCCGCTTGCCAGCAGGTGGACGGCAAGGAGTCAGGATGGCATGCGTCAAGGTGGAAATGCAGGAGCCAATGCGAACGGAAAGTCACTATGATTCGTTTAACCCGATTAAGTGGCGAGCCTTTTATTCTCAATGCAGACCTTATCTGCTATGTTGAGGAAAGGCCGGATACATATATCACTTTGACGACGGGCGAACGCGTGGTGGTACGGGAATCGATGGACGAGGTCCTGCGGCGCGCAGTCGCCTATCAGCAGGCCAAATATTGGCTCCCTCCGCACAGGCCCGCGCATGGCCATTCCGGTGACACCGCGAAGGAGGCTTCCTGAATATGGATATTGCGTCCGTCATCGGAATTCTGGGTGGTTTTCTGTTGATTGTGGTGTCGATCGCAATAGCACCCGGCGCCTCGGCCAAGGCGTTTATCGATTATCCTTCCATTGTGATGGTGCTGGGCGGTGCGATCGCAGCCTTACTCACTTCTATGCCGTTGCGGGATGTATTGAAAATCGGGGGAGTTATAAAAAAAGTTTTTTTCAATAAAAGTGATGATGTATCGGCACTCATCCAGCAGATAGTCTCTCTCGCAGAGACAGCGCGCCGCGATGGACTTCTAGCGCTGGAGAACCGTTTGCCGGAGATCTCTGACCCATTTATTGTGCTCGGGGTGCAGATGGCGGTGGATGGGACCAGGCCGGAAGTTATGGAGGATATTCTCCGCACTGAAATGGACGCCGTGGCGGCACGGCACCAGACTGGAAAGCTGATATTCGACCAGATCGGTAAGTTCTCGCCCGCTTTTGGAATGATCGGAACGCTAGTCGGGCTGATCATCATGCTGGGGAACATGAGCGACCCCAACGCGATCGGTCCGGGGATGGCGGTGGCCCTCCTCACAACGCTTTACGGGGCGATTGTGGCCAATGTGGTGGCTCTTCCTATGGCGGAGAAACTTGCACATCTTTCCCGTGAGGAACAAATACGCATGGAAATCGTCGTCCGCGGAATTATGGCGATCCAGGCCGGCGAGAATCCGCGGGTTATCGAGCAGAAGCTCCGGACATTCGTGCCGCCCAAGGCCAGGAAACAGCAGGAACAGAAAAAGGCGGCATGATCTGGCCGTGGCAGATCGGTTGAAACCTGAAGGTAGCCAGCATGGGACGATTGAAGCAGGAGTCCTCAGGTGGAGGCGGTGGGGCACCGGAGTGGGTGCTCACCTACGGTGATATGATGTCGCTCCTGCTGACGTTCTTCATCATGCTGGCGGCCTTGAGCGAGGTAAAAAAAGAGGATCAATTCGAGGCCCTCGCGGAAGCACTTCGGCGACGGTTCGGGAAATATGTGTCTCTCGATGAGCTGGCTCTCTACTACAAGCCGACGGTGGCCACTCCTCTTAAATCGGTGAGTGAAGGCCGGGAAAAGCTGGCCAAGACTTTGGAAGGGGCGAGTAAAGTGAAAGGACCTCGTGGCCGGGAGGCAAAGGTCCGGGCGATTCGGCCGGGGGATGAAGCGACGACGGGTGGGGTCGTGTTCTTTGAGGAAGGCACCGATCAGCCGCTTCCGGGATTCGACGAGGCGCTCAAAAAGATTGCCGAATCCCTGGCGGGAAAACCCCAAAAGATCGAGATACGCGGGCATACCTCGGCCAGGCCGCTGCCCCCGGGATCTCCTTTCCGCACGCATTGGGACCTTGCTTATGCCGAATGTCTTCGCGTGATGGAAAAACTCGTGGAACTGGGGATCGAACCGGAACGGATTCGGATTTCCGTTGCTGCGGCCAACGAACCGCTTTACACGGATCCAGATCCGGAAAAGCGGAAGCAAAATGCCCGGGCAGAAATAGCCCTCCTCAACGAGCTTACCACAAGTGGCAGCATTTTCCCATCGAAAGGGGGGTAGTTTAGCATAATCTGGTTCTTTCACCGAGTTGCCCATTCCTCTTGTCTTGCTAATTCATCTCGTCTCATCCAGGCTGTTCTTGTTCTATAGTTTCATTAAGGAGCGAGTCTTCTCCAGTGGATCTCAGTGGGATAGGTACGGTGTCTTGTCGAGCGCGTCTGATTTGATTCCCGGAGTTTTCAGCCGTTAAGGATGGGAGACTTTGCAATGGCAAGCGCTGCCGAGAATGCTGGAAAGAAAGAGCAAACCGATCAACAAACTGCTGGTCATTCCACGCATCATGGGGCGATTCGGCTCAAATTGGCCGGTTTCATCGTAGGCCTGGTGGCGGTGGAAGCCCTTGCCGCGTACTTCATCCTGCCCGGTTCCACAAACGCGGGGCCCCCATCTCAGGAAAGTGAGAAAGCAGCGGCGAGTGCTGACACCCCGCACCAAACGGCGGCACCGGTTTCTGTGCCGGAAACGCAGATCGATCCGACGCAGGGGTTGGGAACCCCTGGGTCGGGCACGGAAGTTGAAGTGGACCTTGGGGAGTTCAGTGTCACTTCTTACCAACCCACCACACAGACGACGCTGAGAATTGACTTCCACCTGTGGGGGACAGTGGACCAGTCGCTGGAGAAGGATTTTCAAGCGGCATGGGCCAAAGCAAACAATCGGGTGAGGGACCAGATTTTGGTGATTGTCCGCAGCGCCGAACTGTCAGAGTTGACCGACGCCGGATTGGGGTTGATCAAAAGAAAGATTTTAGAGAAAGTTAACCACGCACTGGGCAAGCCCTACCTGAAGAGCGTCGTCTTCAGCGAGTTTTCGTTCCTTGAGCAATAAGGTCGAGGCTCGATCGGTGGCTGCGGCTGCCGAAGTGCCCAGCCCTTTCGCGCCAGGTTGATCACGGAAGTCCCCGGACAAGGAAGGGATTCCCATGGCGGGCGACGAACAACTCAGCCAAGAAGAAATCGAAAAGCTGCTACAATCGGCGAAGCGGCAACCAGCAGGCAACTCTTCCGCTGCTTTGGACGGAACGGCCGCGAATGCGGCCGACGATGCCAACCGACCGCTTTCTCAGGATGAGATAGAAAAGCTTCTGCAACAGGCGGGACGATCGCCGGCAACACCACCCCCCGCGGCGAAACCGGCTCCCTCCGCCAGCACAACCTCGGAGGGTGCAGAGGCCCAAATTCATCCGGCCGATCTTGATTATCTATTTCGGCAGGCGGAGCAAGCACTGGCCTCGCTGGAGTCTGACCAAGCGGGAAATCTGCCGCCGGGGTTGGCCCCCTTCGAGTTCACGGAGTTTTCTGGTGCCCCTCCCTCAACCCAGGCGGCAACGCTCGACCTCCTGAAGGAAGTTGAACTGGACGTTCAGATCGAGCTTGGCCGCACGCGGTTGTACCTCGAGGATGTGCTTCGCCTCCGCAAGGGAGCGGTGGTCACCCTCGACAAACTCGCTGGCGATCCCGTCGATATCTATGTGAACGGACGGTTGATCGCGCGGGGAGAAGTGCTCGTTTTGAACGATAACTTTTGCATTCGAGTCGCGGAGCTCGTGGCGGGGCGGCAACCACAGGCGGATGCCGAAAATTAATCTGGGCGGCCGGACAATAATTTCATCGATAGAGGGATTGATTTTAGAGGAATGAATAAATAATCAGGGCAACGAATCAATTGGAAAGCGCGCCTGGAAAGGAGTCCCAGTGTGGCGCGAAGACTGTCTAATAAAGATGGCAATATTCGTCCTTTAGTCCTCGCGCTGTATTATAACGCGGGGGCGGTTGTGCCTTCACTTCTTTTTCCACCGGCGTACCATCTCAGCAGGCACCTTATTCCCTATCCATGCCAGGGGGTGCGAACCGGTTCGATTCTCGTTCTCTTACTCTGTCTTTGTCTGGTGCTTTCTCCACGGGTAGGACAGGGGCAGGCGAGTCAGGGTTTTCCGGATCAATGGCCGACCAATCCGGGCGGCGTTTCCCCCGGATTTGACGCCCCAGCGCATAGCAGTCAATTCTCGCCTAATGTGGTGGAACCTTCTCGCTTGGACAATGCCTGGGCTGTCGGTCCAAGTGCCGCTCCGGAAGTGCGGATGAAAACGCTAAACCCAGGTGAAAGCGCTGCGTCAGGCTTTTCTGCGGGACAGGGGACCTCCGTGGTCGCAGGACGCAACAGCGTGAGGGAAGCACCGCCGGGTGGCGGGGAAGGAATCCGCATTTCCCGGCGTGATCCCGAAAGGCGGGGGCCGACCTCGACACCGAGCCCTGTCCAGCGTTTCGCGCCGTGGGTTACCACGATCGGCGCGCTGGCGGTGGTCGTGGGTGCTTTCTTCGTATTCGTCTGGGCGCTCCGTCGCATCAACCCGCAGGGCCACCAGGTCCTACCTCGTGAGGTGGTCGAAGTGCTGGGCCACACGTCGCTTTCCGCGCGGCAGCGCCTCTGCCTGATTCGCCTGGGACGGAAGGTCATCCTTGTGGCGATGAGTACCGAAGCTGTCGAGCCGATTGCCGAGATCGATGATCCAGTTGAGGTGGACCGGCTTGTGGGTTTGTGCGCGTCACAACGGCCGCACAGCTCCACCCAGGCCTTTCGTCAGCTTTTCAACAACTATGTCAACGGACACGAAATTGTAGAAAGATAGTGCATTTTTGAATAACAGGGGAAATGACCGCTATATTCCGCCATGGCCGAAATAACTTTGACCGTGAGAGACCCTTCGGGCGATCCGCGATGCTATTTGCCCGTCTTCGGTCTGTCGTGCGGCGTTGCCCGATGGTGTGTGTCTGTACATTCCTTCTGGCAGCGGTAACGGCACTCTGTGGACCGCGGGCCCTTGCGGATATTCCGGCTTCCAATCGGCCGCTGTCGCTGGAATTTCCTTCCACCTCGACCAATTCGGGAAGTCTTTCGCTGCTCGATCCGCAG
This is a stretch of genomic DNA from Thermogutta terrifontis. It encodes these proteins:
- the fliN gene encoding flagellar motor switch protein FliN, whose protein sequence is MAGDEQLSQEEIEKLLQSAKRQPAGNSSAALDGTAANAADDANRPLSQDEIEKLLQQAGRSPATPPPAAKPAPSASTTSEGAEAQIHPADLDYLFRQAEQALASLESDQAGNLPPGLAPFEFTEFSGAPPSTQAATLDLLKEVELDVQIELGRTRLYLEDVLRLRKGAVVTLDKLAGDPVDIYVNGRLIARGEVLVLNDNFCIRVAELVAGRQPQADAEN
- a CDS encoding flagellar basal body-associated FliL family protein encodes the protein MASAAENAGKKEQTDQQTAGHSTHHGAIRLKLAGFIVGLVAVEALAAYFILPGSTNAGPPSQESEKAAASADTPHQTAAPVSVPETQIDPTQGLGTPGSGTEVEVDLGEFSVTSYQPTTQTTLRIDFHLWGTVDQSLEKDFQAAWAKANNRVRDQILVIVRSAELSELTDAGLGLIKRKILEKVNHALGKPYLKSVVFSEFSFLEQ
- a CDS encoding motility protein A translates to MDIASVIGILGGFLLIVVSIAIAPGASAKAFIDYPSIVMVLGGAIAALLTSMPLRDVLKIGGVIKKVFFNKSDDVSALIQQIVSLAETARRDGLLALENRLPEISDPFIVLGVQMAVDGTRPEVMEDILRTEMDAVAARHQTGKLIFDQIGKFSPAFGMIGTLVGLIIMLGNMSDPNAIGPGMAVALLTTLYGAIVANVVALPMAEKLAHLSREEQIRMEIVVRGIMAIQAGENPRVIEQKLRTFVPPKARKQQEQKKAA
- a CDS encoding flagellar biosynthetic protein FliO; this encodes MARRLSNKDGNIRPLVLALYYNAGAVVPSLLFPPAYHLSRHLIPYPCQGVRTGSILVLLLCLCLVLSPRVGQGQASQGFPDQWPTNPGGVSPGFDAPAHSSQFSPNVVEPSRLDNAWAVGPSAAPEVRMKTLNPGESAASGFSAGQGTSVVAGRNSVREAPPGGGEGIRISRRDPERRGPTSTPSPVQRFAPWVTTIGALAVVVGAFFVFVWALRRINPQGHQVLPREVVEVLGHTSLSARQRLCLIRLGRKVILVAMSTEAVEPIAEIDDPVEVDRLVGLCASQRPHSSTQAFRQLFNNYVNGHEIVER
- a CDS encoding flagellar FlbD family protein, whose amino-acid sequence is MIRLTRLSGEPFILNADLICYVEERPDTYITLTTGERVVVRESMDEVLRRAVAYQQAKYWLPPHRPAHGHSGDTAKEAS
- a CDS encoding OmpA/MotB family protein is translated as MGRLKQESSGGGGGAPEWVLTYGDMMSLLLTFFIMLAALSEVKKEDQFEALAEALRRRFGKYVSLDELALYYKPTVATPLKSVSEGREKLAKTLEGASKVKGPRGREAKVRAIRPGDEATTGGVVFFEEGTDQPLPGFDEALKKIAESLAGKPQKIEIRGHTSARPLPPGSPFRTHWDLAYAECLRVMEKLVELGIEPERIRISVAAANEPLYTDPDPEKRKQNARAEIALLNELTTSGSIFPSKGG